The Sulfolobus acidocaldarius DSM 639 genome has a window encoding:
- a CDS encoding ATP-binding protein: MNISNINLYIFTLYLISVIIAINGIIIFILTGSLIISFSYFPVQLFIYQLIAGNITISFLTDVLLPSLIGYFYLLFFISIITWIIRRNISDSWLDQIRTYGHKFSIKRLAISLVISLVELILLKNYYLFFGSLLSSIGFSFFGEITDVPLVLLSWIIFPYSISPKIRTENKGICIGKIVGVLSKGSILDSSLGNITTTSKYKWIKLNQDFCVNFSNSKNFNSIIIGTSGSGKSSLATLISKKLNVSFTIFDLHGEYSIPNAVKIDMSKVTINPLSLFGRSPKERALEVSYMLKSLFNLGNIQTIELSNLILEAYMEKGIDPDDMDTWKNPTPNFRDLLLLLERKKKAAITSQDISKYQSIEPYLIFLSSTIFTQNNVNIIDILEKNCVLDFSTIPTNEVKHIVMETILKGIQSYMYLEKFPDIRKMIIIDEAPFLLSKDSSRELINRLFSEGRKFGFGFVVISQTVDYVKDLFGNAYLTFVLNVLEPRESEYLSRYFGGQDNDMYLAVYETLQKLPRGFFIVRDLLGRFIYLVQADFGE, encoded by the coding sequence TTGAATATTTCAAATATAAACCTATATATATTCACTTTATATCTCATAAGTGTTATTATAGCTATAAATGGAATAATAATCTTTATTTTGACTGGTTCCTTAATTATTTCATTTTCCTATTTTCCTGTCCAATTATTCATTTATCAGCTTATAGCAGGTAATATTACAATTTCATTTCTAACAGATGTTCTATTGCCGAGTCTAATAGGATATTTTTATCTTTTATTTTTCATTTCAATAATTACGTGGATTATAAGAAGGAATATATCAGATTCATGGTTGGATCAGATAAGAACTTACGGTCACAAGTTTTCTATCAAGAGACTCGCTATTTCTTTGGTCATAAGTTTAGTTGAATTAATTCTTCTTAAAAATTATTATTTATTTTTTGGTTCACTCCTTTCTTCTATAGGTTTTTCATTTTTTGGAGAGATTACAGATGTTCCGTTGGTTCTTCTTTCATGGATAATCTTTCCTTATTCGATTTCTCCAAAAATTCGGACTGAAAATAAGGGTATATGCATAGGTAAAATAGTTGGAGTTTTATCTAAGGGTAGTATCCTAGATTCTTCTTTAGGGAATATCACAACAACTTCTAAGTACAAATGGATAAAATTAAATCAGGATTTTTGTGTTAACTTTAGTAATTCTAAAAATTTCAACTCAATAATTATAGGTACAAGCGGATCGGGCAAGTCAAGTCTGGCTACTCTGATTTCAAAAAAGCTTAACGTGTCATTTACCATATTTGATCTTCATGGAGAATATTCTATTCCTAATGCAGTTAAGATTGATATGTCAAAAGTTACCATAAATCCACTAAGTCTATTTGGTCGAAGTCCAAAGGAAAGAGCATTAGAAGTAAGTTACATGCTCAAGAGTCTCTTTAATCTAGGCAATATCCAGACAATTGAGCTATCTAACCTAATACTTGAGGCTTATATGGAGAAAGGAATAGATCCTGATGATATGGACACATGGAAGAATCCTACGCCAAATTTTAGGGATTTGCTTCTCTTGCTCGAACGTAAGAAAAAAGCTGCCATAACTTCGCAGGATATATCCAAATATCAGTCAATAGAACCTTATTTGATATTTCTTTCCTCCACAATATTTACCCAAAATAACGTCAATATTATTGATATCCTAGAAAAGAATTGTGTACTTGATTTTTCTACTATACCAACCAATGAGGTTAAACACATAGTAATGGAGACTATTCTTAAGGGAATACAGAGCTACATGTATTTGGAGAAGTTTCCTGATATAAGGAAAATGATAATCATAGATGAAGCACCATTTCTGCTGAGTAAAGATTCATCAAGGGAGTTGATTAATAGATTATTTTCAGAAGGGAGAAAGTTCGGGTTTGGTTTTGTGGTAATTTCGCAAACAGTAGATTATGTCAAAGATCTGTTTGGAAATGCATATCTCACTTTTGTATTAAATGTATTAGAACCTAGAGAATCAGAATATTTAAGTAGATATTTTGGTGGACAAGATAACGATATGTATTTAGCTGTATATGAGACTTTACAAAAATTACCCAGAGGATTTTTTATTGTAAGGGATTTATTAGGTAGATTTATATATTTAGTTCAGGCTGACTTTGGTGAGTAA